CCGCTGCGCCGGTTGCGCATTTTTCGGCGGATGACCGGCCAAGATGAGAAAGTCATGATCGTGACGGATTCTCCTGGGCTGTTCCCCTGGACAGCGACGGCCGTCGCTCCGGCGCCCCTCGTACCGACCTCGGGCGTGACGTCCCCCCGGAGCGGGGCGGCCGGCGGCACCCCCATCCCGAGCATCCCCTCCATCCGCCGCGAAGAATCCGCAGGAAGAAGAAATCCGTGATCAAGGCTCGCCTCTGTCGCCCGCCAGCAGTGCTGGTCGTGGCTGCCGCGCTCGTCCTGGGCCTGACGCCCACAGCGGCCACGGCCCCTCTGGGTACAGCGATCGCCGGTGTCGACACGGTCGCCTGGACCCCCTGTCCCGCTGACTCGGCGGTCGACGAGATGTTTGGTCTGCCCCGTGCGGACGTGCTCTGCTCATCGGTCTCGGTACCGGTCGATCACGACGTCGCGGACGGCCGCCGCGTCGACGTGGAGGTGCGCAGGATCACCGCCACAGGGGACCGTGCGGGAGCGGTGTTCGGGAATCCCGGTGGTCCGGGCGCCGACGCACGGCAACTCTGGTACAGCGCGCTCAACGGGGAGTACGACGACGCGATCGATGAGGTCCGACGCGATCACGACCTGGTGATCGTCCAACCCCGCGGGTTGGAGGGTGCGGGAGCGCTCGAGTGCTCCGGTGGCGGCGAGACCGTGGGGACCGACCACCTCGCACGGGCGAAGAGGTGCATGGACAGCGATCCGGAATTCGTCTCGTCGTTCACCACCGAGAACATCGTCCGCGATCACGAGGTGGTCCGCGAGGCGATGGGACTCGAGCGGATCTCGTTCCTGGGGTACTCCTACGGCACCGCGCTCGGGATGATGTACCAGACACTGTTCCCGGACAGGATCGAGCGGATGGTCCTGGACTCGGCGGTCGGGCCCACCGACTACTGGTGGTACGAGATCGACCGCCAGCAGGCGGTGACCCGCCACCAGGCCCGTGACTACGTCATGCAGTGGATCGCCGATCACGACTCCACCTATGAACTGGGCGACACCCCGCTGAAGGTCTACAACAACATCCGCGCACTGGACCGCCAGGACGGCAGTGGGGCGTCACGGTTCCTGCCGCCGCCCGCGCAACCGGGGGACGGCGTCCCGGGCTCCCTGGCCACCGGATCCCTCGGCACGGGTTCGGTGGACGGGCTCGCCACCGGGTCGGTCCGACTGGACAACGCCGCCCTCGCCTCGACCGGAGAACTCGACCGCGAGATAGAGGACTCGGTCCGGTTCTTCGCCCTGCTGGACGCGGTCGTGGGGTCACCCAGGCGCTGGTCGGACGTCGCCTGGCTGATTTCGGCCGGGGCGAACGGATGGCTCGAGGGAGAAGTCGACGGGGACGACCTGGAGGAGAAGGTCGAGGAGCAGCTGGCGATGCAGTCCGAGGTCCCGGAGCTGACCTCGGACATGGAGACGTACCTGACGATCCTCCAGTGCAACGAGACCGCTCCGCCGGTGCGTAATCCGCTGGCCCCGGCGCTGCTGGGCAGCAGCGACGCCGTCGGCAGCACGGTCGAGGACGTGAAGAACCTGGAGCATCAGACGGCGTTCTGTCCCTTCCCGCCGTCGACGGTCCCGCCGCGCATCGTGGCCAACCCCATGGTCGCCGCCCCGCTGGTCCTCCAGGCGGACCACGACACCCAGACGCCCGGGATGTTCGGGCCGGCGACCGCCGCGGCGACCGGCGGGACCCTGGTCCGGATCCGCGGGACGGTGCACTGCCACTTCGACACCGGCAACCCGGCGGTCGACGAGGTGGTCCTGAACTACCTGCGCACGGGTGAGGTGGCCCAGGGGCAGTACCTGGACACCCCCCGGCCGGCGCCCGGCCCGGTGCCGAGTGACGACGAGGACGGAGCCGGAGACGGCCGATGACGCCACACGATCAGTCCGGCGCGATGTCCGGCAACCCCGGCGGGCCGGGCGACCGTGTCCGTAGCCCCGTGGGAGGGTGCGGAGGGAGGGTCGGTGCCCGACACGACGGGCAGTGTCCGCGCGGAGAGGCCTCCGAGGGGCGGCACTGGCCAGCCGGTTCGGGGGCCCCTCCCCGGTAGAGCGCGACTCTCGGGGAGCGCCCGTGGCCTGGTATGAATTCTCATAGACAGGCCCCGGCACGCGTACCGTATCCGGGACCGGAGGTCGGTGACACACGTCGTCGACGGATCAGCGCAGGTTGGGAGCAGTTCAGTGGCGAGCAAGCAGACAGCATCGGGCGGAAAGCGGAGCCTGGTGATCGTCGAGTCCGCCACCAAGGCCCGCAAGATCCAGCCCTACCTGGGCTCCGACTACGTGGTCGAGGCGTCGGTCGGCCACATCCGTGACCTGCCCAAGGGCGCCGCGGACATCCCTGCGAAGTACAAGAAGGAACCGTGGGCACGGCTCGGCGTGAACCCGGAGGACAACTTCGAGCCGATCTACGTGGTGAGCGCGGACAAGAAGAAGAAGGTCGCCGAGCTCAAGAAGGAACTGGCGGGCGTGGACCAGCTCCTGCTGGCCACCGACCCCGACCGCGAGGGCGAGGCGATCGCCTGGCACCTGCTCGAGGTGCTCAAGCCCAAGGTCCCCGTCAAGCGCATGGTGTTCCACGAGATCACCAAACCGGCGATCCTCGCCGCGGCCGAGAACACCCGCGAGCTGGACACCGACCTCGTCGACGCCCAGGAGACCCGACGGATCCTGGACCGTCTCTACGGCTACGAGGTCTCACCGGTCCTGTGGAAGAAGGTCATGCCGCGGCTCTCCGCCGGGCGTGTGCAGTCCGTGGCCACCCGCGTGATCGTCGAGCGCGAGCGCGAGCGCATGGCGTTCGTCGCCGCCGACTACTGGGACATCACCGCGACCCTGACCACGCAGCAGGCGACCGGCGGGGATGCGGGCGAACCGCGCAGCTTCACGGCCCGCCTCGCGGCGGTGGACGGGGCCCGGGTGGCGCAGGGTCGCGACTTCGGCCAGAACGGCCAGCTCAAGACCACCGGCGCCGCCAAGGACTCGGTGGTGCTCGGCGAGACGGCGGCCCGCGCGTTGTCGGACGCACTCGACGGCGCCGACTTCGTCGTCGACTCGGTGGAGTCCAAGCCGTACACCCGTCGCCCCTACCCGCCGTTCATGACCTCGACGCTGCAGCAGGAGGCAGGCCGCAAGCTGCGCTACACCTCCGAACGCACCATGCGCATCGCGCAGCGGTTGTACGAGAACGGCTACATCACCTACATGCGTACCGACTCCACGACGCTGTCCGAGGGGGGAATGTCGGCCGCCCGCGCGCAGGCCACGGAGTTGTACGGGAGCGAGTACGTCTCGCCCACCCCGCGCCAGTACACCCGCAAGGTCAAGAACTCGCAGGAGGCACACGAGGCCATCCGCCCGGCCGGAGAGACCTTCGCCACCCCGGGTCAGCTGCATAGCGCACTGGACGCCGAGGAGTTCCGCCTGTACGAGCTCATCTGGCAGCGCACCGTCGCCTCCCAGATGGCCGACGCCAAGGGCACCTCGGTGAGCATCCGGATCTCGGGGGCCGCGGGCCAGAACCCGTCCGGGTACAGCCGTGCGACGTTCGCCGCCTCGGGACGCACCATCACGTTCCCCGGATTCCTCAAGGCGTACGTCGAGGCGGCGGAGGAGTCCACCGAGTCGTCCGACAAGCCCATGGCGGACGACGCCGAGCGACGGCTACCCCGGCTCAACGAGGGCCAGCAGCTCACGGGGTCGGACCTGTCCGCCGACGGCCACACCACCAGCCCGCCGGCCCGCTACAACGAGGCCAGCTTGGTCAAGATCATGGAGGAGATGGGCATCGGCCGCCCCTCCACCTATGCCAGCATCATCCGCACCATCCAGGACCGCGGATACGTCTACTCCCGCGGTAACGCACTCGTGCCCAGCTGGGTGGCCTTCGCCGTGATCGGTCTGCTCGAGCAGAACTTCGGCCGACTGGTGGACTACGACTTCACCTCACTCATGGAGGACGAGCTCGACGAGATCGCCGAGGGGCGCGAGAACCGCGACGACTGGCTGCGTCGCTTCTACTTCGGCGACCCCGAGGGCGGCGGGTCGAGCGGGGGAGCGGACCGCGCGGTCGGGCTCAAGAACCTCATCGACGTGAATCTCGAGGCAATCGACGCCCGCAGTATCAACTCCATCCGGGTCTTCGACGACACCGAGGGGCGACCGGTCCACGTCCGCGTCGGCCGCTACGGCCCGTACCTCGAGCGCATGGTCCAAGGGGAGGACGGTGAGCAGGAGTCGCAGCGCGCCAACCTGCCCGAGGGGATGAGCCCCGACGAGCTCACCCTCGAGGTGGCGGAGAAGCTCTTCTCGACTCCGCAGGACGGCCGCCCGCTGGGCGTGGACCCGGAGACCGGTCACGAGATCGTGGTCAAGGACGGCCGGTTCGGCCCCTACGTCACCGAGAAGCTGCCCGAGCCCACGGACGCCGAGAAGGCCGAGTGGGCCAAGAAGGTGCTCGCCGACGCCGAGGCGGAGAAGAAGAAGATCGACGCCGAGCGCGACGCCGCCATGGCGGCCGCGAAGGACGACGAGGCCAAGGCGGAGGCCAAGAAGGCCGCGACCAAGGCCAAGTCCGCCGTCACCCGCAAGGCCAAGAAGGAATCCGACAACCCGACCGGCCCCAAGCCGCGGACCGGGTCGCTGATGCAGTCCATGGAACCGGCCACGGTCACGCTGGAGGAGGCGCTCAAGCTGCTGTCGCTGCCGCGGGTGCTGGGGGTCGACCCCACGAGCGGTGAGGAGATCACGGCGCAGCTCGGCCGCTACGGGCCCTACCTGAGGAAGGGCACCGATTCGCGGACCCTGGACACAGAGGACGCCGTCTTCACCATCACGCTCGAGGAGGCTCTGAAGATCTATTCCGAGCCCAAGCGTCGCGGGCGGCAGGCCGCTGCTCCCAAGGCGCTGCGCGAGATGGGGGTCGACGAGGTCTCCGGTAAGCAGATGCTGGTCAAGGACGGGCGCTTCGGCCCCTATGTGACCGACGGGGAGTCGAACGCGTCACTGCGCAAGGGCGACACGGTCGAGACGCTCACTGACGCGCGCGCCTCGGAGTTGCTCTCGGAGCGACGCGCCAAGTCGCCACCGAAGAAGGCCGCCGCGAAGAAGGCGCCGGCCCGGAAGTCACCGGCCAAGAAGGCCGCCGCGGGCCGCTGATCCGGCCGCGGACACCCTCCCCGCGGTTGGCGGACACCTCCTCCGCGCTGGCGGACAGGATCGGTGCTCACGGGCCGGTGAAGTCATACAGTCGAAGCAACGCTGAAGGAGCGTTGCTATGCCGAAGTTGTTGCCACGGGAACTGCGTGAGGTATTCGTTCGATACATGTGCGAGGGAGAGACGATTCGGTCCGCCGCGGCGAGAGCTGGCGTGTCGAAGAGCGGTGCGTGGCAGTGGTGGGGCGAGTGTGGACACATGGAGCTCACCCTGCGTGTTGGCACTCGTGGCATTGGCCCATGGCCGGCCGATCTTCCCGAGGAGGGGCGCACCCGTCGCCCGCTGTCCATCGATGACCGGGTGGGGATCGCTGCCGGGGTTAAGCAGGGGGCGTCTGCGCAGGAGATCGGTGAGGACATCGGACGAGACAAGACGACCGTCTGGCGGGAGGTCAGGCGGAACATCAGCCCTGACGGTGCTTATCGGGCGGCTATCGCTCATCGGGCCGCAGCCAGACGACGTTCCGGCCCAAGCCGATGAAACTGTCATTGCACCCTGGCCTGTGTCGTCAGATCGAGGCATGGATGGACGATGGCTGGTCGCCGAAGCTGATCAGTGATGTCCTTGCCCGGGACAGCGACACTGTCACGGTGAGCCACGAGACGATCTACCAGAACCTGTACGTGCAAACACGAGGCTCTCTGCGTGCTGACCTGCATCGATGCCTGAGCTTGGGGCGAAGTCGGCGTCAGACTCGCGCCCGCGGTCGCCGGGACCCCTCGCCCTACAAGGAGGCGTTCAAGATCAGTGAGCGACCAGCTGAGGTTGATGACCGCGCCGTCCCGGGGCACTGGGAAGGAGACCTCATCATGGGAGGCACGGCCTCGAACTCGGCGATCGGCACACTCGTTGAGCGCACCAGTCGGTTCACGATTTTGCTTCACTTACCTGACGGTCACAATTCTGCGGCAGTAGCGGAGGCGATGATCCGCGAAATGCGTAAGTTGCCAGAGCATTTGCGTAGGTCGATCACCTGGGACCGCGGCCGCGAACTGGCCAAGTACGCCGAGATTCAGCTCGCCCTGGACGCGGACCTGTACTTCTGCGACCCACACTCGCCTTGGCAACGGGGCACTAACGAGAACACCAACAGGTTGTTGCGGCACTGGTTCAAGAAGGGAAGTGACCTATCTACCCACTCCGCTGAGGACCTCGCCAAAGTCGCGGGCACCCTAAACTCACGACCCAGGCCGACCCTCAATCTGGCCACCCCCGCGGACAAACTCAACGAGCTGCTACTCACCGCAGCCACCTAACCCACGATTGCTTCGACCACTTGACTTCGGGGCCCTCAGGACGCGGAATTCGTCCGCCAACGGCGCGGAGGCGTCCGCCAACTGCGTGGGGATGGCCGCCAACGGCGCAGTGGGGTCCGCCAACTGTGGGGGTGGCGGGCGCGGATCAGGTGTCGGCGGTGTCGACGCCCTCGACGGTGGGGCGCAGTGCCACGTTCCCGGCCTGCCACCGGTCCGCCAGGGTGGGCCGGAGCGGCCGGGCCAGCTGCGTCATGATGCCGCGCCCACGCAGTTCGACGCTGCGTCCCAGCACCCACCTCGCAGCCTCGGGAGCGTCGGCGTTGCGGATCGCGGCGGCCGACGCCAGGACGTGGCCCTGTTCGGACTTGGCCAGGGTGGTCAGCCGTGCGGCCTCGTTGACCGGGTCACCGATCACGGTGTACTCGAAGCGCTTGGCGTGACCGATGTGACCCGCGATCACGGTGCCGTAGGAGACCCCGATGCCTGCCGACAGCGGGGAGAGTCCGGCGAGCTGACTCTGGAGGGCGCGGGCGGCCCGTAGCGCCCGCCCGGCCTCGTTCTCCACCTCCAGGGGCGCCCCGAACACCGCGAGCAGTGCGTCACCCTGGAACTTATTGATGTAGCCGCCGTTGGTGTCGACGGCCTCCACCGCGATGCGGAAGAACTCGTTGAGCACCGCGACGACCTCGGCCGGTTCGTGCGCGGCGGCGAACTCCGTCGAGCCGGTCAGGTCGACGAACAGCACCGCGACCTGACGCTCCTGGCCCCCCAGTTCCGTTCCCCGCTCGAGGGCGTTCCGCGCCACGTCCTCGCCGACGTAGCGACCGAAGAGGTCCTGGATGGCCTCGCGCTCCTGCAGTCCGGTCACCATCTCGTTGAAGCCCTGGCCGAGGCGGCCGATCTCGGAACTGTCGTAGATGGTGACGCGGGCTTCCAGGTCGCCCTTCTTGACCCGTCCGACCCCCGCCTGCATCTCGCGGACGGGGTCGGCGATGGAGTCCGAGACCAGGCCCATGCCGATGGCACCCGCGATCACGGCGACACTGGCCATCACCGCCAGTGCCACGAGGATGTGCCCCGGGTCGTCGCCGAACAGCCCGACCCACTGCCCGGTGAGGATCAGCAGGATCCCGGCGACGGGGATGACGGTGGTCAGTGCCCAGCCGAGGAAGATCCGCCGCCTCACTCCCGGGACGTGCCGGTTGGCCGGCACCCCGTGGGCGAGGGCGCGGACGGTGATCGGCCGCATGATCCGCTCGGCCTGGAGGTAGGAGATCAGGCAGGTGGTCGTCCCGCCGAGGATGCTCGTCACGCCCACGACGAGGGCGAGGCGGGGGGAGTGACCCACGTTGGCGACGACAAAGACGAAGGTGCCGATCAGCCACATGGCGCCGGAGATGAGCGCCTGGTGGAACGGCAGCCCCAGGGCGCGGTTGCGGATCGCTCCCCCGAACTCCTCACCCGAGCGGTCGACCCGGAGGACGGGGAGCAGCAACAGGGTCGATGCGATGACCCCGCCGATGAACGCCAGGACCAGATAGCCGATGAACAGGTATTGGTTGAGGAACCGAAACTGGTCCAGGTCGAGGAAGCGGTCCATCGGGAGGACGAAACGCAGGAACGCGAAGACGAATACCGCGCCGATGATGTTGGCCTGGACCATCGTCAGGGCATAGACGGGCCAGGGGGTGGCCCACAGCCACCGGAACAGCCTGACCCAACGCTCCATTGGGTCAAGGGTAGTTCCCGGCCCTCGTCACGGGAACGCAGGTGTGACGGACTGCGGCGATATGGTGGAGTCATGCCAGGGGTGTTCGATCGGTTGGCCGGTCAGGCCGACGTCGTGGCGGAGCTGACCGCTGCGGCGTTGGCCGCGCGTGCGCGCGTCCCCGGCCAGGGGTGGGAGGCGTCGGACGCCCGGATGGTCCACGCATGGCTGTTCACCGGCCCGCCGGGTAGCGGCCGGAGCGTCGCCGCCACGTGTTTCGCCGCCGCGTTGCAGTGCGAACACCCGGAGATCGTGGGCTGTGGCGAGTGCCGGTCCTGCCACACCGTGCTGGCGGGGACCCACGCGGATGTCCACCTCCTGGCTCCGCAGGGCGTCAACATCCTTCTCAAGGACGTCAAGGAGACCATCCACCGCGCCGCCAGTCGCCCGAGCACCGGCCGCTGGCAGATCGTGGTGGTCGAGGAGGCGGACCGGCTCACGGAGCAGTCCGGCAACGCGCTGCTCAAGGTGGTGGAGGAGCCGCCGAGTCGTACGGTGTTCCTGTTGTGCTCTCCCACGACCGACCCGATGGACATCATGGTGACCCTGCGGTCCCGGTCCCGGAACGTCGCACTGCGCCAACCGGACGCCACCGCGGTCGAGAGCGCGCTCCTCGCCGGCGGGGGGATCGACCCCGAGCGGGCGCGGTGGGCTGCGGCGGTCTCCTCCGGACACATCGGCCGCGCCCGGTGGTTGGCCACCGACGAGGCCACCCGGGATCGCCGGGACGTGGTGTTGGAGCTGCCCATGGTCATGCACAACCCCGGCCGGGCGTTCCCGCTGGCGGACCGTCTGGTCAGCGCCGCAGAGCAGGAGGCGCTCGCCCGAAATTCCCAGAACGACGAGCGTGAGGTGGAGGAACTGCGCACCGCGATGGGTGTGGGCGGCACCGGAAAAGGTGCGGTGGCGGCGGGTCGCGGCGCCGCGGGCGCGGTGAAGGAGCTGGAGAAGGCGCAGAAGTCGCGGCGGACCCGCTCCACCCGTGACTCGCTCGACCTGGCGTTGGTCGACCTGGCGGGCTTCTACCGGGACGCGCTCATGGCCGGCCTCGGAGTGGCGGACGTCGCCCCGGTTCACCCGGACAAGGCGGAGGAGTCGGCGCGCCTCGGGGGGCACTATCCGCCGGCGTCGGTGCTGAGGGCCATCGAGGCTATCCAGGAGTGTCGCGCCGCCATCGAGGTCAACGTGAAGCCGAAGTTCGCCGTGTCCGCGATGGTGGGGGCGATCCGCGAGGCGCTGGGTTGACGGAGCAGAGTTGATGGAGCAGGGGTGATGTACCAGGGTGGAGGCCACCCGCACCCGGGGTACCGGTCGTTTTCCGGCGGCGAGAGCCGGTCGTATATAGTTGCGTCGCCCCACAAGGGCTCGCCGCGTTAGCTCAGTCGGTAGAGCATTTCACTCGTAATGAAAAGGTCGTCGGTTCGATTCCGACACGCGGCTCAGATGGAAGAACGCCCCTGATCTCGGGAAACCGAGGGCGGGGGCGTTCTGCGTCGGAGCCCCAGTCATGTCGCGGTAGGGAGTTCCCGACTGTCCGGTCTGGGTAGACCAGGTCTCCTCAGGGCTTTCGCGCCAGAAAGTTCAGCAGCGCAGTTCCACGCGAGCGTGGCGAATGAACCAACTCTCCCACTGCTCTGGTGTCCATCCTCGTTCACGCGTCAGCCTCAACCACACTGACCTGGCCGTGAGCATCCACATCGCGTCGACGACGACGTCGGGGGGAGGAGAGCCGAGGATGAGCCCGGAGGCCCACCGCACCTCGTCCCAACGGGTGCGTTCCCGTTCTGCGAGTCGCCCCGCGGCGACGTCGTC
This Dietzia psychralcaliphila DNA region includes the following protein-coding sequences:
- a CDS encoding alpha/beta fold hydrolase, which encodes MIKARLCRPPAVLVVAAALVLGLTPTAATAPLGTAIAGVDTVAWTPCPADSAVDEMFGLPRADVLCSSVSVPVDHDVADGRRVDVEVRRITATGDRAGAVFGNPGGPGADARQLWYSALNGEYDDAIDEVRRDHDLVIVQPRGLEGAGALECSGGGETVGTDHLARAKRCMDSDPEFVSSFTTENIVRDHEVVREAMGLERISFLGYSYGTALGMMYQTLFPDRIERMVLDSAVGPTDYWWYEIDRQQAVTRHQARDYVMQWIADHDSTYELGDTPLKVYNNIRALDRQDGSGASRFLPPPAQPGDGVPGSLATGSLGTGSVDGLATGSVRLDNAALASTGELDREIEDSVRFFALLDAVVGSPRRWSDVAWLISAGANGWLEGEVDGDDLEEKVEEQLAMQSEVPELTSDMETYLTILQCNETAPPVRNPLAPALLGSSDAVGSTVEDVKNLEHQTAFCPFPPSTVPPRIVANPMVAAPLVLQADHDTQTPGMFGPATAAATGGTLVRIRGTVHCHFDTGNPAVDEVVLNYLRTGEVAQGQYLDTPRPAPGPVPSDDEDGAGDGR
- the topA gene encoding type I DNA topoisomerase gives rise to the protein MASKQTASGGKRSLVIVESATKARKIQPYLGSDYVVEASVGHIRDLPKGAADIPAKYKKEPWARLGVNPEDNFEPIYVVSADKKKKVAELKKELAGVDQLLLATDPDREGEAIAWHLLEVLKPKVPVKRMVFHEITKPAILAAAENTRELDTDLVDAQETRRILDRLYGYEVSPVLWKKVMPRLSAGRVQSVATRVIVERERERMAFVAADYWDITATLTTQQATGGDAGEPRSFTARLAAVDGARVAQGRDFGQNGQLKTTGAAKDSVVLGETAARALSDALDGADFVVDSVESKPYTRRPYPPFMTSTLQQEAGRKLRYTSERTMRIAQRLYENGYITYMRTDSTTLSEGGMSAARAQATELYGSEYVSPTPRQYTRKVKNSQEAHEAIRPAGETFATPGQLHSALDAEEFRLYELIWQRTVASQMADAKGTSVSIRISGAAGQNPSGYSRATFAASGRTITFPGFLKAYVEAAEESTESSDKPMADDAERRLPRLNEGQQLTGSDLSADGHTTSPPARYNEASLVKIMEEMGIGRPSTYASIIRTIQDRGYVYSRGNALVPSWVAFAVIGLLEQNFGRLVDYDFTSLMEDELDEIAEGRENRDDWLRRFYFGDPEGGGSSGGADRAVGLKNLIDVNLEAIDARSINSIRVFDDTEGRPVHVRVGRYGPYLERMVQGEDGEQESQRANLPEGMSPDELTLEVAEKLFSTPQDGRPLGVDPETGHEIVVKDGRFGPYVTEKLPEPTDAEKAEWAKKVLADAEAEKKKIDAERDAAMAAAKDDEAKAEAKKAATKAKSAVTRKAKKESDNPTGPKPRTGSLMQSMEPATVTLEEALKLLSLPRVLGVDPTSGEEITAQLGRYGPYLRKGTDSRTLDTEDAVFTITLEEALKIYSEPKRRGRQAAAPKALREMGVDEVSGKQMLVKDGRFGPYVTDGESNASLRKGDTVETLTDARASELLSERRAKSPPKKAAAKKAPARKSPAKKAAAGR
- a CDS encoding adenylate/guanylate cyclase domain-containing protein, producing the protein MERWVRLFRWLWATPWPVYALTMVQANIIGAVFVFAFLRFVLPMDRFLDLDQFRFLNQYLFIGYLVLAFIGGVIASTLLLLPVLRVDRSGEEFGGAIRNRALGLPFHQALISGAMWLIGTFVFVVANVGHSPRLALVVGVTSILGGTTTCLISYLQAERIMRPITVRALAHGVPANRHVPGVRRRIFLGWALTTVIPVAGILLILTGQWVGLFGDDPGHILVALAVMASVAVIAGAIGMGLVSDSIADPVREMQAGVGRVKKGDLEARVTIYDSSEIGRLGQGFNEMVTGLQEREAIQDLFGRYVGEDVARNALERGTELGGQERQVAVLFVDLTGSTEFAAAHEPAEVVAVLNEFFRIAVEAVDTNGGYINKFQGDALLAVFGAPLEVENEAGRALRAARALQSQLAGLSPLSAGIGVSYGTVIAGHIGHAKRFEYTVIGDPVNEAARLTTLAKSEQGHVLASAAAIRNADAPEAARWVLGRSVELRGRGIMTQLARPLRPTLADRWQAGNVALRPTVEGVDTADT
- a CDS encoding DNA polymerase III subunit delta', with the protein product MPGVFDRLAGQADVVAELTAAALAARARVPGQGWEASDARMVHAWLFTGPPGSGRSVAATCFAAALQCEHPEIVGCGECRSCHTVLAGTHADVHLLAPQGVNILLKDVKETIHRAASRPSTGRWQIVVVEEADRLTEQSGNALLKVVEEPPSRTVFLLCSPTTDPMDIMVTLRSRSRNVALRQPDATAVESALLAGGGIDPERARWAAAVSSGHIGRARWLATDEATRDRRDVVLELPMVMHNPGRAFPLADRLVSAAEQEALARNSQNDEREVEELRTAMGVGGTGKGAVAAGRGAAGAVKELEKAQKSRRTRSTRDSLDLALVDLAGFYRDALMAGLGVADVAPVHPDKAEESARLGGHYPPASVLRAIEAIQECRAAIEVNVKPKFAVSAMVGAIREALG